In bacterium, the following proteins share a genomic window:
- a CDS encoding TetR/AcrR family transcriptional regulator codes for MIESNPANRGERRRLRTRAALLAAAREVFASQGVGATTIQDITDAADVAKGSFYNNFDSKDACLRAVTEETFAELGRALDVLAEPMADDPARVIAACLRHTLRACVEDPTLGWFTLRVGNLISVGGVGVGVYGRRDIQRGLDSGRFHFDDLEIIFTMIGGGIEALMRRRLEGELPAEAEVTFTAHALRLLGISDGEAQAIASEELPAIDLPRAEQS; via the coding sequence ATGATCGAATCCAACCCCGCCAACCGAGGTGAGCGAAGGCGTCTTCGAACCCGCGCCGCCCTGTTGGCCGCCGCCCGCGAGGTGTTCGCGTCGCAGGGGGTGGGCGCCACCACCATCCAGGACATCACCGACGCAGCCGACGTTGCGAAGGGCAGCTTCTACAACAACTTCGATTCGAAGGACGCATGCCTGCGGGCGGTCACTGAGGAGACCTTCGCCGAGCTCGGTCGCGCACTCGACGTGCTCGCTGAGCCCATGGCTGACGACCCCGCCCGAGTGATTGCCGCGTGTCTGCGCCACACGCTCCGTGCCTGCGTCGAGGATCCGACGCTCGGCTGGTTCACCTTGCGCGTGGGGAACCTGATCTCGGTGGGTGGCGTGGGGGTGGGAGTCTACGGACGCCGGGACATCCAGCGTGGTCTCGACTCTGGACGTTTCCACTTCGACGATCTCGAGATCATCTTCACGATGATCGGCGGCGGCATCGAGGCGTTGATGCGCCGACGCCTCGAGGGCGAGCTGCCCGCCGAGGCCGAAGTCACTTTCACCGCACACGCATTGCGACTTCTGGGCATCTCCGACGGCGAGGCCCAGGCCATCGCCAGTGAGGAACTCCCCGCGATCGATCTGCCGCGAGCGGAGCAGTCATGA
- a CDS encoding AbrB/MazE/SpoVT family DNA-binding domain-containing protein codes for MTKRLTRSGNSLALVIDRPLLEALEIDADTELELSTDGDVLVVTPLRDPKRRRRVGEFVAVAHEQYGGVFRRLGE; via the coding sequence ATGACGAAGAGGCTCACACGCTCTGGAAACAGCCTGGCCCTCGTGATCGACCGACCCCTCCTCGAGGCGCTCGAAATCGATGCGGACACGGAGCTCGAACTCTCGACCGATGGTGATGTCCTCGTCGTGACTCCACTACGTGATCCGAAGCGAAGGCGCCGGGTCGGGGAGTTCGTCGCCGTGGCGCATGAGCAGTACGGCGGCGTGTTCCGACGCCTCGGCGAGTGA